The Amblyomma americanum isolate KBUSLIRL-KWMA chromosome 5, ASM5285725v1, whole genome shotgun sequence genome window below encodes:
- the LOC144135188 gene encoding uncharacterized protein LOC144135188, whose product MSDLDISDFSTTPSASASDATQRAKKRPACPRFIFTVDERHVFRNIMAKYRDVIENKRTDNTTKKAKDEAWSQLCEDYNSLAGTRTVCVAQLRKLWDNMKSRWKKKKSEETREIFRTGGGTLECRPMSPATELVGAVADHMATRLPNPFDSDGAHVSEAVLSLPPVALLEAMVNDNEPSQDDFSSEVPAPTSMQAAPSPWLNSRPLTDEALPVQEECLSAGRPTVLVPVVPSCQSVSEDITPAQIARTRAGGPRVAAVERTLAPEVAARIKAIEAEDRRKEELHQLDLQLRRSQLAEQRLKNKMQRKLLSLDFEIKKRQLEALKR is encoded by the exons ATGTCTGATCTCGACATTTCGGACTTCAGCACGACACCATCGGCATCCGCTTCTGACGCAACCCAGCGCGCCAAGAAACGACCCGCCTGTCCGCGATTCATCTTCACCGTAGATGAACGCCACGTGTTTAGGAACATTATGGCGAAGTATCGCGACGTGATAGAAAACAAACGAACGGACAATACCActaaaaaggcaaaggatgaaGCCTGGTCTCAGCTTTGCGAAGATTACAATAGCTTGGCCGGCACACGCACTGTGTGTGTAGCACAGCTACGAAAACTGTGGGATAATATGAAGTCCCGGTGGAAAAAGAAGAAGTCTGAAGAAACGAGGGAAATCTTTCGGACAG GTGGCGGTACCCTTGAATGCCGGCCAATGAGTCCGGCAACAGAACTGGTTGGTGCAGTCGCCGACCATATGGCGACCAGACTGCCAAATCCCTTTGACAGCGACGGGGCCCATGTCAGCGAGGCAGTGCTGTCCCTGCCACCTGTTGCATTATTGGAGGCGATGGTAAATGACAACGAACCAAGCCAAGACGACTTTTCCA GCGAGGTTCCTGCACCCACATCAATGCAGGCAGCACCGTCACCATGGCTGAACAGCCGACCACTAACTGACGAGGCACTTCCTGTTCAGGAAGAGTGCCTCAGTGCAGGCAGACCAACAGTGCTCGTGCCTGTCGTGCCGTCGTGCCAGAGTGTGTCTGAGGACATCACACCAGCACAAATTGCTCGCACGAGGGCAGGTGGCCCCCGAGTTGCTGCGGTGGAGCGGACACTGGCTCCTGAAGTAGCAGCCAGAATTAAGGCTATTGAAGCTGAGGACCGGCGGAAGGAAGAGTTACACCAACTCGACCTacaactccgcaggagccagctggccgagcagcggctcaaaaacaaaatgcagcgcaaGCTGCTTTCTCTGGATTTTGAAATCAAAAAGCGGCAGTTAGAAGCACTGAAGCGCTAA